CCGGCACCGCTGTGGCCCGTGACCACCCCGCCGCCCGGCGACCTCACCCACCTCGCGCTGCCCCCGGGACCCGGCGGCGCAGAGCCGCACAGGCGGCCGGACACCCCCGCGCCCGGCCCGGACGCGCCCGGCAGCGGACAGCCGGGCGGCCCGGCGGCGGGGGACGGTTGACGCGGACGGCCCGGGGCACTCGGCGGACCGAACGCCCGACATCGACCCGGCGAACTGCGGAGGCTCGCGTGGCCGTACGTCACCGTCTGATCAGGACCGCTCCCGAGGTCGTGTGGGCCGTGCTCGCCGACGGCACCCGGTACGCCGAATGGGTGGTGGGCACGGCACGGTCCGCCCCCGTGCGCGGCCGCTGGCCGCAGGTCGGCTCCGCCATCGAGTACCAGGTCCGGCTGGGGCCGCTGCGGCTCACCAACCAGACCACCGTGCGCAACTGCGAGGAGGGGGCGCTCCTCGAACTGGAGGCCGACGCTGGCTTCCTGGGCACCGCCCGCATCGCCGTCGAGGTGCGGCCCTGGGGCGAGCACACCCTGGTGATCGTGGACGAGCACCCCCTCCAGGGCGCGGGCGGAGCCGTGCACAACATGGGCGTCGAATCGCTGATCCAGCTCCGGCACCGCGCCATGCTCGCCCGCCTCGCCAAGGTCTGCGAGGCCGACGGCGACCGCCCCCGGAGCGCCGCGCCGCACCCGGCCGGGGCGCCCGGCGGACAGGGCGGCGGCCGTGCCTGACGCCGTGGTGATCGGAGCGGGCCCCAACGGCCTGGTGGCGGCCAACGTGCTCGCCGACGCCGGCTGGAGCGTGGAGGTCCTGGAGGAGCAGCCCGGACCCGGCGGAGCCGTGCGGCACGACCGGGGCGTCGACCCCGCCTTCGTCAACGACCTCTTCAGCTCCTTCTACCCGCTGGCCGCCGCCTCGCCCGTACTGGCCCGGCTGCGCCTCCAGGACCACGGCCTGCGCTGGAGCCACGCGCCGCACGTCCTCGCGCACCCCCTCACCGACGGCCGCTGCGCCGTCCTGGACCGCGCCGTCGACACCACCGCCGCCTCGCTGGACGCGTTCGCCGCCGGGGACGGGGACGCCTGGCGGAGCCTGTACGCCGTCTGGCAGCGCCTCGGACCCGATCTGATGGACGCCCTGTTCGCCCCGTTCCCGCCGGTCAGGGCGGGCGCCCGGCTGGCCGCCCGGGTGCGCGGGGCGGGCGGGCTGCGACTGGCCCGCACGCTGCTGCTGCCGGTGCGCCGGATGGGGGAGGAGGAGTTCGGCGGTGAGGGCGGCAGGCTGCTGCTGGCCGGCAACGCCCTGCACGCCGACCTCGCCCCCGAGTCCGCCGGG
The sequence above is drawn from the Streptomyces sp. SAT1 genome and encodes:
- a CDS encoding SRPBCC family protein; translated protein: MAVRHRLIRTAPEVVWAVLADGTRYAEWVVGTARSAPVRGRWPQVGSAIEYQVRLGPLRLTNQTTVRNCEEGALLELEADAGFLGTARIAVEVRPWGEHTLVIVDEHPLQGAGGAVHNMGVESLIQLRHRAMLARLAKVCEADGDRPRSAAPHPAGAPGGQGGGRA